The genomic region TCCTGACCAGGCCAGGATACCCAGGCCCCGTACCTCACACCTGTCCTCTTGCCCCTCTGCATACAGGACACATAGAGTCCCAGGAGGCAGAAGGCCTTGATAGAGGCAGTGACAGAGTCGTGGCGTCAAGATGGAgacagcagcagccacagggactagagacaggaaggaaggttGTCCCAGGCATTGCGACATCCTGTCCCTTTTCGTCCCCAGGATCCAGGGCTCTCACCTCGGTCTTGGGGGTCCTTCCAGCCCAGTACCCAGCAACTGGCCCCCAGGGGGGTACCCCCTGGGTGAAGGCAGATGGGCAAGGCTGATGGGGAGGGCTCCACTCGGGAGCTCAGCTCCAGGAGGGCCAGGGGGGGCCGCAGCCCCAGGTGCCGGGGCAAGCGGATGCTGATGACCAACCGGGACACCTGGTGGCTCTGGGGGAGAGGGCTGGCCCCCCCCCGGCCCAGGTACACTTCAATATAAGGCACCGTTGTAGAGCCTGGCCTGCAGAAACAAGGTCCAGGGTCACTTCCTGATCCCCTCATTGCTGATAaatccttcccagcccaggggaaaaaagtgaagtcgctcagtctctttgtgatcccgtggattgtagcccaccaggctcctccgtccatgggattctccaggcaagaagaatactggagtgggttgccatttccttctccaggagggatcttcccgacctagggatcaaacccaggtttcttgcattgcaggcagacgctttaacctctgaaccaccagggaagcccagcccagGGGAAAGGGTGGAACAAATGTCCAGGGTCACTCCACTAATTCCTTCAATTAGTCCTCCTTTGATATCTCTCTTCTGTCTCAAAACACTTCGAACAATTTCCTGGTGCAATAAAAGATCTAAAGGGAGAACAGCCTGCTACTGTCCTTTGGCCCCTCTCCCAATGTCTCCCTCTTGCCAGGAAGATGGGTGAGACCCACCTGAGGACACAGTGAGTGGCTGCCAGAACCCAGCCTGGGGCCACGAGGATGCCAGCACAGACGCGCTCTCCAGCGACATGCACCTCTGCCAGCCAGGGCCACAGGACCCCCATCAGAGCTGGCTCTGGCCGCAGGCCACAGGCTAGGGAGAGGAGATGACCCCCTCAGTGGGGACCCCACAGCTGACCCTCAAAGTCCCTACCATGGATCTAAGCACTCCCAGGAGCCCCGAAGCCCCAAAAGCCCCTCCTCACCACCATTCTCTGTGTGAGGGGGACAAGTTTTTGCCTCAGTCTCTTCTCCCTCAGGGCCCCAGTCCCAGGCCAGCTGGTCCTCCAGGTAGGCCCCCCGAGTCACATGGCTGATCCATGGACCGTGGGTCTGCAGTGGGTAGAAAACTCTGGGACGCAGGCAGTCACTGGGGAAGTCTCTGATTCCAGCCAGGAACCAGGTCCCCTCTTCCCGGCACAGCAGGCTCCAATGAGAGTAGTTCTGCAGCAAGAAGGTGTGTGTGTTAACAGCCTTTATGCGCGTGTCAGTTGATGAGGGGCCATCAAAAGTCCTGGAGCTTCCCTGGACTCGAAACTGTACCGTATTCGGACATAAGAAATCCCAcctcctccaagccaggctccaacacTAATCTGAGTAAGAAGGCTGCCCTCACTTTAGGATTCTCTTTAAACCCAAGAGGAGTTTAAAAGTCCCGCGGTCTTGGCGGGTCTTGGCCCGCTCCCCAGAAGGCTTCCAGGACCAGGCTCCGCCCCCAGCGCGTCCTAGTCCCGCCTTAACCCCGTCTCCACCCCCAGAACGCGGCTCCCGGTTCACCGCCCCTCCAAGGCCCCGCCCACGGCCCGCCCCTCCGTCTTACTCCAACTCTTAGACCCCGCCCCCGCCGCTCACCCAGcagctcccctcctcctcctcctcctggtagGCGGGGCAGAGCGCCTGCGGCGGCTCTCCCGGCGGCGGCACTGACGCCCCCTGGCGGCCATACAGGCAGTGACACCACCAGGCACTCAAGAGCTCCGCCTCAAGCAGAGAGCTGGCTCCGGGCGCGGGTTCTgcgagagaaagggagggagccaGCGCTCCCGCCGCGTCCGGCCCCGGGTCCGCCCCGCCCGGCCCGTGCCGAACCCCAGCTCACCCCCGCGGCCCCAGCGAGCCAGGCGGCAGCGGCTCCCTGGCAGGAAATAGTGTTCCGGGTGGGGTAGACACACTGGCCGCGGGGCCGCGCTCAGGTTCACGGGCGCGCGCAGCTGCAGCAGCGCCAGGTTCGAGGCATCGTCCCACGAGGCGTTCTCGTGCGGCACGAGGCGCGCCACCTGCTCCGCGCGCGGGCGCGAGGGCAGTTGCACGCGCCAGTAGTCCAGGTCGCTGGGCTGGCGGTCTGAGCTGATGTGACTGCGGGATGGGGAGACTGGGGACATGGGCTGGATCCTGCAAGCTCAGCTCTAAACCTCCACCCTTGGCTTAGAGTCtgggtctccaggcaagattctGCATCCCTGACCTGAGAACTGTACACTCaggctccctcccccacccctccgccCAATCCTGGGTCGAATTTTTATTACCCCTCTATTTGCCCCAAAGAGACTAGGACCCCGAATTTTGAGCTGGATCATACACCTCCAAAGGGACCCCACACCCCTACCCCTATCCTACCCAAGGGAATGGCTGGGGCCAGTTAGATAGTGTCTCAGACTGAGCAAGAATCTGCCCAAGACTGGGTTTTCACTCACCCTGGAAAGCAACTGGCAGGTGCCAAGACCCAGCTTTCAGACACCAGTGCCCCATAGCAGGGTCTGGATCCTGGGACcatcacctgggcttcccagggccaGGCCCCTGGCCTCCGGGTTTTCCCACACTCTGGGGGGTGAGAGGCCTGAGTCAGAGGGCCTCCTGAACCCCAGGCAGTTTCCGcctgaactcagatctcccagATCCAGCTGACATCTAGGGGTCCTGCCTTCCTCACCTGGAAGGGCGATGGTGCAGTTCTCATTCATGGGCTCGGGGAGGCCTGACTGGGCCTCcgggggctgggtggggaaggCAGGCCCAGGGTCTGAGCCTGACACCTGTTCCCTTATCCATGCCTCATAGGGAgccacagcagtgaagactcctGGACGGTTCCTCCGTCCACAGCCAAAGCCAAAGCTGGTGATTCCTGCCTGGAACCATCGGCCACCTTCCTCGCAGACCAGGGGTCCCCCAGAGTCTCCCTGATGACAGATGACTCAGTGTCACTGGATCAGCCCAGGGACCTACCAGCTTATCCTGGACCACCTCACAAAGGTTCTACACCTCTTCTTTTTGGTCCTACACACAGCCACCTTCTCCTGGAAACCTACATTGACTGGgcctcatcctctgtgatccctACAGCTCTAAGCAGGGGAAAGCCTTGTAGAACAGAAAGGCTGAGAAGGAACCAAAGCCAAGAGCACCAAGCTAATGCAGTAAAGGCCATGCCTGACAGGCCTGCCGGTCTCATTCAGAGACAAATGATTCCTCAATAAATAGTTAAAGCCTGTCTTTGGTTTCTAAGCTGTTAGAATTCCTTGTTAAACTGTTAAAGTAAATCAGgcacttcgctggtggtccagtgactaagagtccttgctcccaatgcagggaacccaggttcaatccctggacagggaactagattgAAGATCCCAAGTGAAGTAAGAACgcgcgcagccaaaaaaaaaaaaagtaaatcagaGATGTCAGCATTCAGGAGGAAAAGGCTGTTAGAAAAGCACCAAGAAAGGATGGTTTGTAGGTAAGTAAGGAGGAAGAACTACAAGAAACATACATTAAAACAAGGGTTCTGGCACCATTTACTGCTGGGCCATTGTCCCTAAGATATGACTATAATCCAGGTCAGGCATCTCTGTGACCTGAGGAGGGATACAAAGAAAGCTCAGAATTATTCAGAACTGTGCTGTCCAATATGATACAAGTGTTAGCCCCTGTGGCTATTTGAATTAAttgacatttaataaaattaaaaattcagttcctcaatcACACTAGCCACCTTTCAAATGTTCAATAATGTATGGGAGAAaccaagacaatattgtaaagcaactatctttcaattaaaaataaataaattttttaaaatgttcaatagCCAGTGTGGCTAGTGACTATAATGCTGGACAGTACAGACGGAAAAACATTTCTATCATCATAAGTTTTATTGAACAGCAGCACTGGTCTAGAGGAAGTTGAGTTGTTGGCAACCCTGTTCAAGAGGCAGGGATTATGTCCATAGGTCCTGAAACTTCATAATTGGCTTCTGTGCCATGCTTAGTAGTCCAGtcatgctgactctttgcaaccccatggactgtagcctgccagactcctctgtccatggagttctccaggcaagaatactggagtggattgccatgccttcctctaggcaatcttcccaacccagggatcccacattgcaggcagattctttaccaactgagccactagggaagcccaagaatattggagtgggtaacctatcccttctccaggggaattcctgactcaggattgaaccaggttctcctgcattacaggcggattctttaccagctgagttgccagggaagcctgaacagAAAGGTCCCACCAGGACATGAACTTGGATCACTGGATTCAGAGTCCAGAGTGCTCACCATTATACCACGAAACCCCTTTTTTCATAATTGGGAGAGGCCCTGAAAATCATCAAGCCTGAATTCCCATCACCACCATGCATGTTTGAGTGCCCTCAAAAATGTATGCCATTTGAGGGGCATTTCTGgggaaaatggttaaaatatagCATGTTTTGGCCTTCAGCCCCTTATCCAGAAAACTCCCTTCTGTGAAGGattaattcacttttaaaaagaactatttGTTGAGTATCTACTAAGTAACAGGTGCTGTGCCCTAGGCTACGGTATGGGAtaattgcctggagaaccccttggacagagaagcctggctggctacagtccataggggtgcaaagagtcagacatgactgaagcgacttagcacgcatgcacaaggACCAGACCTTGTTCTAAATCCTTttcggtggtggtttagttgctaagtggggTCCAGCCCtaaagatcccatggactatagtcctccagactcctctgtccatgggatttcccagacaagaatactggagtggcttgccatttccttctccaagggatctttctgacccagggatcgaatccgtgtctcctattgcaggcagtctcctgcactgcaagtgaattctttaccactgagccaccagggatcccCACAATACTTTTTACATGTACAAatttatttaatcatcacaacctCCATCTCCATCTTTCTGATGAGAACGTctgcacagagaggttaaataacttgttcaagGCCATACAGCTCATAAGCAATGATGCTAAGCTTCTAACTGGACATCCACTGCACTAGACTGCCCATCAATAAGAGTGCCCATTTGTTGAGCCCCAAGTTCCGTCCATTTGTATTCCTCACATCGATCCCACCCGCTGGCAAGCTTGCCCTCTTTTTGCGGATGAGGTTCAGAAATATGAGAGAGGGAGGAGTAGTCTATTCTTCATACTGCTTCCTACTGGTTAGGGCTCTGCCTGGTCCTGCAGGCAGGTGCAGGCACCTCCCCTCACCTGGCAGGTGTCCCTGCGGCCTTCCGGGTAGCCGGCACACAGCATCCCCGGCAATAGCTGGAAAGTGAGGTTGAAGGGGCCAGGCCGG from Muntiacus reevesi chromosome 2, mMunRee1.1, whole genome shotgun sequence harbors:
- the PRSS36 gene encoding polyserase-2, with amino-acid sequence MSQHLLLLLVILAISPIPGAFQDSALSPTQEEPEDLDCGRPEPSARIVGGSDSQPGTWPWQVSLHHGGGHICGGSLIAPSWVLSAAHCFVTNGTLEPAAEWSAVLGVHSQDGPLDGAHVRAVAAILVPDNYSSVERGADVALLRLASPARLGPSVRPVCLPRASHRFAHGTACWATGWGDVQEEDPLPLPWVLQEVELRLLGEAACQCLYSRPGPFNLTFQLLPGMLCAGYPEGRRDTCQGDSGGPLVCEEGGRWFQAGITSFGFGCGRRNRPGVFTAVAPYEAWIREQVSGSDPGPAFPTQPPEAQSGLPEPMNENCTIALPECGKTRRPGAWPWEAQVMVPGSRPCYGALVSESWVLAPASCFPGHISSDRQPSDLDYWRVQLPSRPRAEQVARLVPHENASWDDASNLALLQLRAPVNLSAAPRPVCLPHPEHYFLPGSRCRLARWGRGEPAPGASSLLEAELLSAWWCHCLYGRQGASVPPPGEPPQALCPAYQEEEEEGSCWNYSHWSLLCREEGTWFLAGIRDFPSDCLRPRVFYPLQTHGPWISHVTRGAYLEDQLAWDWGPEGEETEAKTCPPHTENGACGLRPEPALMGVLWPWLAEVHVAGERVCAGILVAPGWVLAATHCVLRPGSTTVPYIEVYLGRGGASPLPQSHQVSRLVISIRLPRHLGLRPPLALLELSSRVEPSPSALPICLHPGGTPLGASCWVLGWKDPQDRVPVAAAVSILTPRLCHCLYQGLLPPGTLCVLYAEGQEDRCEVTSAPPLLCQTEGGSWVLVGMAVRGSRELFAATGPEEAWISQTVGEAPFLPPSGFPHWLTEGSDLCPPDMARASGSPRAALFLLLLTPLIQG